In Zingiber officinale cultivar Zhangliang chromosome 6A, Zo_v1.1, whole genome shotgun sequence, a single genomic region encodes these proteins:
- the LOC121998710 gene encoding uncharacterized protein LOC121998710 isoform X1, translated as MVRAQSQKKNAAGSSRSKGGAKKMKDLHDLGISCSMQNANPSSEISSGKGKDREEIIASSSGPKDPSPLRRSTRESLMKKLAASNSNLSKSEHLENPSSSTPLKKGRIERQVKKVDQSPLRKSERIDKSSATSSSGCKNDSKSSDSSGKKKGDAVKNEGEAKSKHINLRIPPTDNKRKQMTARSYRASLISPPAKKVKMSDSAETQHERDSLAADTEAVLEDVGGCCQRKISEQNVELCKGEFKEDAECSSSCSKEDSVKALGIEGGAISMKEPFHDVFQRFLDGNDNESDVCKQNRKDLFLKSREISFPDRSNRADTSRENKSSPVAFTSFQRTDYGPDMVVTPKGNDKLAQEVHTEDVCLSTSSAKRENSEKCAKCVKLTRVQVVHAKDSCTMKRINDVSFAPLEVVDHPSALGAHQNDANPMEEDKAEGTLLSKAKEKLDGAEKSSCHVPPVCTTSVDKNIEKTSESSYCHTLGSSKRHVCSTGEPLAEIQTDCDPDVCVLCRQQKTELLCRGKGCNTRYHLSCLDPPLPNAPPGIWLCISCIKKKIEFGVYSVSVGIDSVWNFKEGEQNSKQYLVKYKGLAHAHNQWISETQMLQEAPSILSKFNRDYQKNMIIRWKQEWTVPHRLLQKRLLMPQELADQFFEKLGNNFTKCYHEWYVEWKGLGYKDATWELESSQFLRTPDALLLMQDYEVRLKGKTAFDSSNADKAYERKPPQRSLHQLLKPELSKLCEILKLPENVADMAQLFLEYIMYNHQVNPEPEVILQAFKISLCWRAASFLKHKIDHEETLALAKKYLNFTCDEDQASNIYSKLRILKKKFSQKDCTSWKKRESGPPSSGADITEEPVSKMSTDSSGLNVSEPEKGACNEDPGHNVLEQLMLPEQEQDPGCATHADLQEHSGSRNDELIRNQTNSINKICSRREADLSVKQNEEILDFNKHKEKMEMSLKKEHEKRIEPFLAMINDSTERENNIRLSSENLAKKIAAFSKHMSVQYEKLKSMQSVARDKEHQIKNHWLEEAKGGKLEAVNLVDCFYNIPLSDSGFMLEEFKVLDQDDSHDSLGIGTYDSDTTGSFQNEQTGNVLSIGNLVTTERPSKNFEVAKASPEVAECLSGQRDTFITQSYSVDEVLGDLPLEVPSSVPFTDIIDVHMDTVALASKLPVMDIVTDAVDGMPINSRIAATEKQAFDKNSERSCSRSCPSQIMDQGEHMNYDDGVCLATLSTENQEPCINEHARTDNSLVFEGQGIGTSQEIPTSNSSDILTFPDELLTNNIAVSDYFDNPLPIGRVPIFVQCEDNIAASVIEQEPSRQMSGSLQNGTPMLEPTMLSSALVSQIVDQSILQNSHMRSQSSIGEDLTNVSRQPETFRYPLFPLIQLMPIQGLQPEPLKNELARIRMQDDRIGKMHEDTKLKLKLECDQEMLKVQKKYDMLLQDAESECVQSKKTLATIYDKVFMNQVLAEEFRAKFVENQGGSSSTSQGQQRSLHHLLQASQPQFVQRAASSTISMSNSLPVTRPSAAIPLPVTRPAAANLPPDAHPSAAIPRPVTRPSATIPCPVTRPTATNLGPSAAIPLPATRPSATIPLPVTHPTVANLPPAIPLPVTRPSGTIPLSVTRPTVANLASSAAIPLAVTHPTVANLPAAIPLPVTHPSGTIPLAVTRPTVANLAPSAAIPLPVSHPTVAKLPPATHLSAASPSAAQSNSFATIRLRAPSIPSGQTVRSPSSVFPSNSVRHHFGSMLPPRSNIQIGSETRAPAPHLQRFRANASLTSSSVIQISGTSPFANIGSTTMGQVANTPKLQPCFLPVSRTGEPVISNSVSSCQDVSSTSVGLPLNVQDIGIGASQQSSFQLANLVPTIDRNSSNFPSTTTPGLSQTSAADVDRHRVNSDVVCISDDES; from the exons ATGGTACGCGCGCAATCTCAAAAGAAAAATGCCGCCGGCAGCTCCAGGAGCAAGGGAGGCGCCAAAAAAATGAAAGACCTCCACGATTTGGGCATCTCTTGCTCAATGCAAAATGCAAACCCTAGTAGTGAAATTTCCAGTGGCAAAGGGAAGGACAGGGAAGAGATCATTGCTTCTAGCTCTGGACCCAAGGACCCCTCTCCCTTGAGGAGGTCCACCAGGGAATCTCTCATGAAAAAATTAGCCGCATCAAATTCTAACTTGAGTAAATCAGAACACCTGGAAAACCCAAGCTCGTCTACCCCTTTAAAGAAAGGGAGGATTGAAAGACAAGTCAAGAAAGTGGATCAGAGTCCTCTACGAAAGTCAGAGAGGATTGACAAATCATCTGCCACAAGTTCCTCAGGCTGTAAGAATGATAGCAAAAGCTCAGATTCCTCTGGTAAGAAGAAAGGTGATGCAGTGAAGAATGAAGGAGAGGCCAAGTCTAAACATATCAATTTGAGAATTCCTCCAACGgataacaagagaaagcaaatgACTGCTAGGAGCTATAGAGCTTCGTTAATATCACCACCTGCTAAGAAAGTTAAAATGTCAG ATTCTGCTGAAACACAGCATGAGCGTGATTCACTAGCTGCAGATACTGAAGCAGTGCTGGAGGATGTAGGTGGGTGCTGTCAAAGAAAGATCAGTGAGCAAAATGTGGAACTTTGCAAAGGAGAGTTCAAAGAAGACGCAGAGTGTTCTAGTTCATGTTCAAAGGAGGATTCAGTGAAGGCCCTGGGAATTGAAGGAGGTGCAATATCCATGAAAGAACCTTTTCATGATGTATTTCAGAGATTTTTGGATGGGAATGACAATGAATCTGATGTATGTAAACAAAATAGGAAAGACTTGTTCTTGAAGTCAAGAGAAATTTCTTTTCCAGATAGATCCAATCGTGCTGATACTTCAAGAGAAAATAAGAGCAGTCCAGTAGCTTTCACAAGTTTCCAGCGGACTGATTACGGTCCAGACATGGTAGTGACACCAAAAGGAAATGATAAACTAGCTCAGGAAGTTCATACAGAAGATGTTTGTCTTTCAACTTCTTCGGCTAAGAGGGAAAATTCTGAGAAATGCGCCAAGTGTGTTAAACTCACAAG GGTTCAAGTCGTGCATGCTAAGGATTCATGTACCATGAAAAGGATTAATGATGTTTCTTTTGCTCCTCTTGAG GTAGTTGACCATCCATCTGCTCTAGGAGCACATCAAAATGATGCCAATCCTATGGAAGAAGATAAAGCAGAAGGAACTCTATTGTCAAAAGCTAAAGAAAAATTGGACGGAGCAGAAAA GTCAAGTTGTCACGTGCCTCCGGTTTGTACCACCAGTGTTGATAAAAATATAGAGAAG ACAAGTGAGAGTTCCTATTGTCATACTTTGGGTAGCTCAAAGAGACATGTTTGCTCAACCGGTGAGCCGTTGGCTGAAATTCAAACAGATTGCGATCCCGATGTTTGTGTCCTTTGCAGACAACAAAAAACCGAATT GTTATGTCGCGGGAAAGGGTGCAACACACGCTATCATCTTTCTTGTTTGGATCCACCCTTACCGAATGCTCCTCCTGGTATTTGGCTGTGTATATCTTGtataaaaaagaaaatagagTTTGGGGTGTACTCTGTATCTGTAGGGATTGATTCTGTTTGGAATTTTAAAGAAG GAGAGCAGAATAGCAAACAATACCTTGTCAAGTATAAAGGTCTTGCACATGCTCACAATCAATGGATTTCAGAAACCCAGATGCTTCAAGAAGCTCCTTCAATTCTGTCTAAATTCAACAGGGATTACCAAAAAAATATG ATCATTAGATGGAAGCAGGAGTGGACTGTGCCTCATCGGCTATTGCAGAAACGATTGCTGATGCCTCAAGAACTAGCAGATCAATTTTTTGAAAAGCTTGGTAATAACTTTACAAAATGCTACCATGAATGGTATGTGGAATGGAAAGGCCTTGGTTATAAAGACGCAACATGGGAGTTGGAGAGTTCACAGTTTTTACGAACACCTGATGCACTGTTACTCATGCAAGATTATGAGGTTCGTCTCAAAGGAAAAACAGCATTTGATTCTTCCAATGCCGACAAG GCATATGAACGGAAACCTCCCCAGAGGAGCCTTCATCAGTTATTGAAACCAGAGTTATCAAAACTCTGCGAGATATTGAAACTTCCA GAGAATGTTGCAGATATGGCTCAACTTTTTCTTGAGTATATAATGTATAATCATCAAGTGAATCCTGAACCAGAAGTAATCTTGCAAGCCTTCAAGATATCACTG TGTTGGCGGGCTGCTTCCTTCTTGAAGCACAAGATTGACCATGAGGAGACACTTGCACTCGCAAAGAAGTACTTGAACTTCACATGTGATGAAGATCAGGCATCTAATATTTATTCCAAATTAAGAATTCTAAAGAAGAAGTTTTCTCAGAAAGACTGCACTTCATGGAAAAAAAGGGAGTCTGGTCCACCATCTAGTGGTGCTGATATTACCGAAGAACCTGTCTCCAAGATGTCAACAGATTCTTCAGGGCTTAATGTTTCTGAACCTGAGAAAGGTGCCTGTAATGAGGATCCAGGTCATAATGTTCTTGAACAGCTAATGTTGCCAGAGCAGGAGCAAGATCCTGGGTGTGCAACACATGCAGATTTACAGGAGCACTCTGGCTCTCGAAATGATGAGCTTATTAGAAATCAAACTAATTCCATTAACAAAATTTGTTCAAGAAGGGAAGCAGATCTCAGTGTCAAGCAAAATGAAGAAATTTTAGATTTCAACAAGCACAAGGAAAAGATGGAGATGAGTCTTAAAAAGGAGCATGAGAAAAGGATTGAACCTTTTCTAGCTATGATCAATGATTCAACTGAGAGAGAGAACAATATTCGATTATCTTCAGAAAATTTGGCTAAAAAAATTGCTGCATTTAGTAAGCACATGAGTGTGCAATATGAAAAACTGAAAAGTATGCAATCAGTTGCAAGGGATAAGGAGCATCAGATAAAAAATCACTGGTTGGAAGAAGCAAAGGGTGGTAAATTAGAGGCTGTTAACTTAGTGGATTGTTTTTATAATATTCCATTGTCAGATTCTGGATTCATGCTGGAGGAATTCAAAGTACTAGACCAAGATGATTCTCATGATAGTTTGGGAATTGGAACATATGATTCCGACACAACTGGGTCTTTTCAAAATGAACAAACTGGCAATGTGTTATCTATCGGTAACTTAGTAACCACTGAGCGGCcttcaaaaaattttgaagttgCTAAAGCTTCTCCAGAAGTAGCTGAGTGCCTTTCAGGTCAACGTGATACATTTATTACCCAGTCTTACAGTGTGGATGAAGTCCTTGGGGATTTGCCTTTGGAAGTTCCATCTAGTGTTCCATTTACAGATATAATTGATGTGCACATGGATACTGTTGCTCTTGCTTCTAAGTTACCTGTCATGGACATAGTGACTGATGCAGTTGATGGCATGCCTATCAATAGTAGAATAGCAGCAACTGAGAAGCAAGCATTTGACAAAAATTCAGAAAGATCATGCTCGAGATCATGTCCATCACAAATTATGGATCAAGGAGAACATATGAACTATGATGATGGCGTATGCTTGGCAACTTTATCTACGGAGAACCAG GAACCTtgtataaatgagcatgcaaggACTGATAACTCACTTGTTTTTGAGGGCCAAGGCATTGGCACTTCTCAAGAAATTCCCACATCAAATTCATCTGACATTCTCACCTTCCCAGATGAACTGCTCACTAATAACATAGCTGTTTCTGATTATTTTGACAACCCTCTGCCTATTGGTAGGGTGCCTATATTTGTACAGTGTGAAGATAACATAGCTGCATCTGTAATCGAACAAGAGCCTTCTCGACAGATGAGTGGCTCATTGCAAAATGGCACGCCAATGTTGGAGCCAACTATGTTATCTTCTGCACTTGTCTCCCAGATTGTAGACCAGTCAATTTTACAAAATTCGCATATGAGATCGCAAAGTAGTATCGGAGAAGATCTAACAAATGTTTCTAGACAACCAGAAACATTTCGTTATCCCCTCTTTCCTCTTATACAATTGATGCCAATTCAAGGTCTTCAACCAGAACCGCTGAAGAATGAACTAGCAAGAATACGGATGCAAGATGACAGAATTGGCAAGATGCATGAGGATACG AAATTGAAACTCAAACTTGAGTGTGATCAAGAGATGTTGAAGGTACAGAAAAAATATGATATGCTTCTTCAGGATGCGGAATCAGAATGTGTTCAAAGTAAGAAGACTCTAGCAACCATCTACGATAAAGTGTTCATGAATCAAGTTTTAGCAGAGGAGTTTAGGGCCAAATTTGTTGAGAACCAAGGAGGATCTTCTTCGACCTCACAAG GTCAGCAGCGATCATTGCATCATTTACTTCAGGCCTCCCAACCTCAATTTGTACAGAGGGCTGCATCATCAACAATTTCCATGTCTAACTCACTTCCAGTTACTCGTCCATCAGCTGCTATCCCACTTCCAGTCACTCGCCCAGCAGCTGCTAACCTTCCTCCAGATGCACATCCATCAGCTGCTATCCCACGTCCAGTTACTCGCCCATCAGCTACTATCCCATGTCCAGTTACTCGCCCAACAGCTACTAACCTGGGTCCATCAGCTGCTATCCCACTTCCAGCTACTCGGCCATCAGCTACTATCCCACTTCCAGTTACTCACCCGACAGTTGCTAACCTGCCTCCAGCTATCCCACTTCCAGTTACTCGCCCATCAGGTACTATACCACTTTCAGTTACTCGCCCAACAGTTGCTAACCTGGCTTCATCAGCTGCTATCCCACTTGCAGTTACTCACCCAACAGTTGCTAACCTGCCTGCAGCTATCCCACTTCCAGTTACTCACCCATCAGGTACTATACCACTTGCAGTTACTCGCCCAACAGTTGCTAACCTGGCTCCATCAGCTGCTATCCCACTTCCAGTTAGTCACCCAACAGTTGCTAAGCTGCCTCCTGCTACTCATCTGTCAGCTGCTAGTCCATCAGCTGCACAATCAAACTCATTTGCCACTATAAGACTTCGAGCTCCATCCATCCCTTCTGGTCAGACTGTCCGAAGTCCATCTTCAGTTTTCCCAAGCAATTCGGTTAGGCACCACTTCGGCTCCATGCTTCCCCCCCGATCAAACATTCAAATCGGAAGCGAAACACGTGCACCTGCACCACATCTCCAACGTTTTAGAGCCAATGCGTCACTGACATCTTCGAGTGTCATTCAAATAAGTGGGACTAGTCCTTTTGCCAATATTGGCTCAACCACCATGGGACAGGTTGCAAATACCCCTAAGCTGCAACCATGCTTTCTGCCTGTCAGTCGAACTGGAGAACCTGTCATCTCCAATTCTGTATCTTCTTGTCAAGATGTCTCATCAACTAGTGTTGGACTGCCCCTGAATGTTCAGGACATCGGCATTGGGGCAAGCCAGCAAAGCTCCTTTCAGTTAGCTAATTTAGTTCCTACGATTGACAGAAATTCATCCAATTTCCCATCAACAACCACCCCTGGTTTGTCTCAGACATCTGCTGCTGATGTAGATAGGCACAGAGTTAACTCAGATGTTGTATGTATATCTGATGATGAAAGTTGA